In Anopheles gambiae chromosome 2, idAnoGambNW_F1_1, whole genome shotgun sequence, a single window of DNA contains:
- the LOC1274746 gene encoding ran-binding protein 9, producing MADNAPAAAASSVKCSSDGGQPRDSLLMSSSRMFNPNNNVQQQGASGSGNSGTTPGGGVGGAGGTAAAAGPNAAAAGPIDRLRMLYPNVNEAVDPLPRSWSLQDKCSTIGLTQNNLRVHYKGIGKSHTDAASVRTAYPIPAACGLYYFEVKIISKGRDGYMGIGLTHTNFKMNRLPGWDKQSYGYHGDDGHSFCSSGNGQPYGPTFTTGDIIGCGVNLVDNTCFYTKNGHHLGIAFRDLPPRLYPTVGLQTPGEVVDANFGQEPFKFDIEDMLKELRASTKATIYNFPLPDDQGDWTVILHKMVSSYLVHHGYSSTAETFARSAGQTLQEDMTSIKNRQKIIKLVLSGRMGQAIEQTIRLYPGLLESNQNLLFMLKCRQFIEMVNGSDFDLGTPSSRTSPVQTSVIQSTKSYQNGNTIIPDNADNQGYLKNNVLSNNTNNNNGSCIEDDYSNDVEMENGHSNNSATNGYKNGSAANRTNTNELVEEEEEEADTGRDEDMDVDSSLSPNCKSTSATAKSGVERMLEFGRELFQMSQRLEKEHGVNETNQKMLEDAFSLLAYSNPWASPLGWQLCPSRREAVCAALNSAILESMNYSWRPPLEVCIAHACELLRLMSSSSLGACAFVSVDDILAQQQQH from the exons ATGGCCGACAATGCGCCTGCAGCCGCTGCAAGTAGTGTGAAGTGTAGTAGTGATGGTGGTCAGCCTCGCGACAGTTTGCTAATGTCCTCGAGCAGAATGTTCAACCCAAACAACAACGTCCAGCAGCAGGGTgccagcggcagcggcaacagcggtactacccccgGGGGTGGTgtaggaggagcaggaggaacagcagcagcagcaggcccgaATGCGGCGGCCGCCGGACCGATCGACCGTCTCCGGATGCTGTACCCGAACGTCAACGAAGCGGTCGACCCGCTGCCCCGCTCCTGGAGCCTGCAGGACAAGTGCAGCACCATCGGGCTGACGCAAAACAATCTCCGTGTTCACTACAAAG GAATTGGCAAATCACACACAGATGCTGCCTCGGTGCGTACCGCTTATCCGATACCGGCCGCCTGCGGACTGTACTACTTCGAGGTGAAAATCATCTCGAAAGGCCGGGACGGCTACATGGGCATCGGGCTGACCCATACCAACTTCAAGATGAATCGTCTGCCCGGGTGGGACAAGCAATCGTACGGCTACCACGGTGACGACGGTCACTCGTTCTGCTCGTCCGGCAATGGGCAACCGTACGGGCCCACCTTTACCACCGGTGATATTATTGGTTGTGGCGTCAATCTGGTCGACAATACGTGTTTCTACACCAAGAACGGCCACCATCTGGGCATCGCTTTCAGAGATCTGCCG CCCCGGTTATACCCGACGGTCGGTCTGCAGACGCCCGGCGAGGTAGTCGATGCCAACTTCGGTCAGGAACCGTTCAAGTTCGACATCGAGGATATGCTGAAGGAGCTGCGGGCCAGCACGAAGGCCACCATCTACAACTTCCCACTGCCGGACGATCAGGGCGACTGGACGGTGATCCTGCACAAAATGGTTTCCTCCTATCTGGTCCATCACGGGTACAGCTCGACGGCGGAAACGTTCGCCCGGAGCGCGGGCCAAACATTACAGGAAGACATGACATCGATTAAAAATCGACAAA aaatcataaaactagtgcTTTCCGGCCGCATGGGACAAGCGATCGAACAGACCATTCGTCTCTATCCGGGTCTGCTAGAGTCGAATCAAAATCTGCTGTTTATGCTAAAGTGCCGACAGTTTATCGAGATGGTGAATGGATCTGACTTTGACCTA GGTACTCCTTCGTCGCGTACGAGCCCAGTGCAAACATCGGTGATACAATCAACAAAAAGTTATCAAAACGGTAACACCATTATTCCGGATAATGCTGACAATCAGGGATACTTAAAAAATAACGTCCTCAG TaataacaccaacaacaataatggCAGCTGCATCGAAGACGACTACTCGAACGACGTCGAGATGGAGAACGGCCACAGCAATAATAGCGCCACGAATGGTTACAAAAACGGCAGTGCCGCCAATCGAACGAACACGAACGAACTGgtagaagaggaagaggaagaggcgGACACCGGCCGGGATGAAGATATGG ACGTGGACTCATCGCTATCGCCAAACTGTAAATCGACGAGTGCCACGGCAAAATCGGGTGTCGAGCGGATGCTAGAGTTCGGTCGCGAACTGTTCCAGATGAGCCAACGACTGGAGAAGGAACATGGTGTTAATGAAACTAATCAAAAAATGTTAGAG GATGCATTTAGTTTATTAGCCTATTCGAATCCATGGGCAAGTCCGCTCGGGTGGCAACTGTGCCCGTCGCGTCGTGAAGCTGTATGTGCTGCTCTAAACTCTGCCATATTAG AATCAATGAATTACTCATGGCGACCACCGCTAGAGGTGTGCATAGCGCACGCCTGCGAGCTGCTGCGCCTCATGTCGAGCTCATCGCTCGGTGCGTGCGCGTTCGTTAGCGTGGACGATATACTTgctcaacaacagcaacattgA